From the genome of Segatella hominis, one region includes:
- the carB gene encoding carbamoyl-phosphate synthase (glutamine-hydrolyzing) large subunit: MKKQLKKVLVLGSGALKIGQAGEFDYSGSQALKALREEGISSVLINPNVATIQTSEGIADKVYFLPVTPFFVTEIIKKERPDGIMLAWGGQTGLNVGTELYLSGVLKEYGVDVLGTSVEAIMNTEDRDLFVKELNKVDLKVPVSHACENMEEAVAAARNIGYPIMIRSAYALGGLGSGVCKTEEEFKEIAESAFTFAPQVLVEESLKGWKEIEFECIRDANDRCFTVASMENFDPLGIHTGESIVVAPTCSLTDEQVKMLQDIAVKCVRHLNIVGECNIQYAFNAETNDYRIIEINARLSRSSALASKATGYPLAFVAAKIALGYTLDQIGEMGTPNSAYVAPSLDYMICKIPRWDLTKFAGVSRKIGSSMKSVGEIMSIGRSFEEMLQKGLRMIGQGMHGFVGNDHTKFDNLDEELSNPTDLRIFAIAQALEEGYTIERIEELTKIDPWFIERMKNIVDYKHKLSEYNTLEEIPAEVLREAKVLGFSDFQIGRFVLKTKDTNMEKEVLAVRALRKKLNILPAVKRIPTVASEHPDLTNYLYMTYAVEGYDINYYKNEKSVIVLGSGAYRIGSSVEFDWCSVNAINTARKLGYKSIMINYNPETVSTDYDMCDRLYFDELSFERVLDVIDLESPRGVIVSVGGQIPNNLAMKLHRQSVPILGTSPVNIDRAENRGKFSAMLDKLGIDQPKWSALTSMEDVQKFIDEVGYPVLVRPSYVLSGAAMNVCHDDDELRRFLEAASEVSKEYPVVISQFMTETNEIEFDGVAQNGEIVEYGISEHVEYAGVHSGDATMTFPAQQISFATARQIKKISRAIAKELNISGPFNIQYLAKGRDVKVIECNLRASRSFPFVSKVLKRNFIETATRIMLDAPYQKPDKSAFDIDRMGVKASQFSFARLQNADPVLGVDMSSTGEVGCMGDTFEEALLNSLIATGYKIPSKDKGIMLSSGGAKEKASLLDAAQALVKNGYTIYATAGTAKFLNENNVKATAVGWPDEEHKDIPNVMQMIADHKFDLIVNIPKNHTKRELTNGYRIRRGAIDHNIPLFTNARLASAFIEAFCTLSQDQLQIKSWQEYE, encoded by the coding sequence ATGAAGAAACAGCTTAAGAAAGTCCTCGTTCTGGGTTCCGGTGCTTTGAAGATCGGCCAGGCAGGTGAGTTTGACTATTCCGGTTCGCAGGCTCTCAAGGCTTTGCGTGAGGAAGGCATTAGTTCTGTCCTCATTAATCCCAACGTTGCTACAATTCAGACCAGTGAAGGTATTGCTGACAAGGTTTATTTCTTGCCGGTGACACCTTTTTTTGTGACTGAAATCATCAAGAAGGAGCGCCCTGACGGCATCATGCTCGCTTGGGGTGGACAGACAGGTTTGAACGTTGGTACTGAACTTTACCTCAGCGGTGTACTCAAGGAGTATGGTGTAGATGTACTGGGTACTTCTGTTGAGGCTATCATGAACACAGAAGACCGTGATCTCTTCGTGAAGGAGCTCAACAAGGTTGACCTCAAGGTTCCTGTAAGCCATGCTTGCGAGAATATGGAAGAAGCTGTGGCTGCTGCCCGCAATATCGGCTACCCTATCATGATCCGTTCTGCCTACGCGCTGGGTGGTCTCGGTTCTGGTGTCTGCAAGACTGAAGAGGAGTTTAAGGAGATTGCTGAATCTGCCTTCACTTTTGCACCTCAGGTTCTCGTTGAGGAGAGCTTGAAGGGATGGAAGGAGATTGAGTTTGAGTGCATCCGTGATGCGAACGACCGCTGCTTCACCGTTGCCTCCATGGAAAACTTCGACCCACTGGGTATTCACACAGGTGAATCTATCGTGGTAGCTCCTACCTGTTCTCTTACCGACGAGCAGGTGAAGATGTTGCAGGACATCGCCGTGAAGTGCGTCCGTCACCTCAACATCGTGGGTGAGTGCAACATCCAGTATGCTTTCAACGCTGAGACCAACGACTACCGCATCATCGAGATCAATGCTCGCTTGAGCCGTTCTTCTGCCCTCGCTTCTAAGGCTACAGGTTATCCGCTCGCTTTCGTTGCTGCTAAGATTGCCCTCGGTTACACGCTCGACCAGATTGGCGAGATGGGTACTCCTAACTCAGCTTATGTAGCTCCATCACTCGACTATATGATCTGCAAGATTCCTCGTTGGGATCTTACCAAGTTTGCAGGTGTAAGCCGCAAGATCGGTTCTTCCATGAAGTCTGTAGGCGAAATCATGTCTATCGGCCGCTCATTCGAGGAAATGCTCCAGAAGGGTCTCCGCATGATTGGTCAGGGAATGCACGGTTTCGTAGGCAACGACCACACCAAGTTCGACAACTTGGATGAGGAGCTTTCCAACCCTACCGACCTCCGTATCTTCGCCATCGCTCAGGCTTTGGAGGAAGGCTACACCATCGAGCGCATCGAGGAGTTGACCAAGATTGACCCTTGGTTCATCGAGCGCATGAAGAATATCGTAGATTACAAGCACAAGCTTTCTGAATATAATACTTTGGAGGAGATTCCAGCCGAGGTATTGCGCGAGGCTAAGGTATTGGGCTTCTCTGACTTCCAGATTGGGCGCTTCGTATTGAAGACCAAGGATACCAATATGGAGAAGGAGGTTCTCGCAGTTCGTGCTCTGCGTAAGAAGCTGAACATTCTTCCTGCCGTAAAGCGCATCCCTACTGTGGCAAGCGAGCATCCTGACCTCACCAACTATCTCTACATGACTTACGCCGTAGAGGGTTACGACATCAACTACTACAAGAACGAGAAGTCTGTCATCGTTCTCGGTTCGGGTGCTTACCGCATCGGTTCTTCTGTAGAGTTCGACTGGTGTTCAGTAAACGCCATCAACACAGCACGCAAGTTGGGTTACAAGTCAATTATGATCAACTACAACCCGGAGACCGTATCTACCGACTACGATATGTGCGACCGTCTCTACTTCGATGAGCTTTCATTCGAGCGTGTACTCGATGTCATCGACCTGGAGTCACCACGTGGTGTGATTGTTTCAGTAGGTGGTCAGATTCCAAACAACCTGGCTATGAAGCTCCATCGCCAGTCTGTGCCAATCCTGGGTACATCTCCAGTAAACATCGACCGTGCCGAGAACCGCGGTAAGTTCTCTGCCATGCTCGATAAGCTCGGCATTGACCAGCCTAAGTGGAGCGCCCTCACATCAATGGAGGATGTTCAGAAGTTCATCGACGAGGTAGGCTATCCAGTTCTCGTTCGTCCATCTTACGTTCTTTCCGGTGCAGCCATGAACGTTTGCCACGATGATGATGAGTTGCGCCGCTTCCTGGAGGCAGCTTCTGAGGTTTCCAAGGAGTACCCAGTGGTTATCTCTCAGTTTATGACAGAGACCAACGAGATTGAGTTCGACGGTGTGGCTCAGAATGGTGAGATTGTAGAGTATGGTATTTCAGAGCACGTAGAGTATGCGGGTGTTCACTCCGGTGACGCTACCATGACCTTCCCTGCTCAGCAGATTTCCTTCGCTACAGCCCGTCAGATCAAGAAGATTTCACGTGCCATCGCCAAGGAACTCAACATCTCGGGTCCTTTCAATATCCAGTACTTGGCTAAGGGTCGCGATGTGAAGGTTATCGAGTGTAACCTCCGTGCATCCCGTTCATTCCCATTCGTGAGCAAGGTATTGAAGCGCAACTTCATCGAGACTGCTACCCGCATCATGCTCGATGCTCCATATCAGAAGCCAGACAAGTCTGCTTTCGATATCGACCGTATGGGTGTGAAGGCTTCACAGTTCTCATTTGCCCGTTTGCAGAACGCCGACCCAGTTTTGGGTGTGGATATGAGTTCTACCGGCGAGGTAGGTTGTATGGGTGATACTTTCGAGGAGGCATTGCTCAACTCATTGATTGCCACCGGCTACAAGATTCCTTCAAAGGATAAGGGCATCATGCTTTCAAGCGGTGGTGCCAAGGAGAAGGCTTCTCTGCTCGACGCTGCTCAGGCTTTGGTGAAGAACGGTTACACCATCTACGCTACAGCCGGTACAGCGAAATTCCTGAACGAGAACAACGTGAAGGCTACAGCCGTAGGATGGCCTGATGAGGAGCACAAGGATATTCCTAACGTGATGCAGATGATTGCCGACCACAAGTTCGACCTCATCGTCAATATTCCTAAGAATCACACCAAGCGTGAGCTCACCAATGGTTACAGAATCCGTCGTGGCGCTATCGACCACAACATTCCTCTGTTCACCAATGCCCGTTTAGCTTCAGCCTTCATCGAGGCATTCTGCACATTGAGTCAGGATCAGTTGCAGATTAAGAGTTGGCAGGAGTACGAGTAA
- a CDS encoding (Fe-S)-binding protein — translation MRVGLFVPCYVDALYPEAGVATYKLLKHYGVDVDYPEKQTCCGQPMANAGFQNKSEKVIEAFDDLFRDYDYIVAPSASCAAYVKVYYPKILEGKHECVSSGKIMDIVEFLHDVLKVDHVPGKFPHAVSVHNSCHGVRELGLSSPSERNVQPFNKIIDLLNMVDGITIHEPERKDECCGFGGMFSIEEPAVSTRMGEDKIRRHMATGAEYVTGPDSSCLMHMAGIAKKEKMPIQFIHVVQILAAGL, via the coding sequence ATGAGAGTCGGTTTATTTGTCCCTTGTTATGTAGATGCCTTATACCCTGAAGCTGGTGTGGCTACATACAAGTTGCTCAAACACTACGGTGTGGATGTGGACTATCCAGAGAAACAGACTTGTTGCGGTCAACCGATGGCGAATGCGGGTTTCCAAAACAAGTCAGAGAAGGTCATCGAGGCTTTTGATGATCTTTTTAGAGACTACGATTATATTGTAGCTCCTTCTGCCTCGTGTGCAGCTTATGTAAAAGTGTATTATCCTAAGATTCTGGAGGGTAAGCATGAGTGTGTATCTTCCGGTAAGATAATGGATATAGTGGAATTCCTGCATGATGTGCTGAAAGTAGATCATGTGCCGGGCAAGTTCCCTCATGCCGTGAGTGTTCACAACAGTTGCCATGGCGTCAGGGAATTGGGGTTGTCATCACCTTCCGAGAGAAACGTCCAGCCGTTCAACAAGATTATTGATTTATTGAATATGGTGGATGGAATTACCATTCATGAACCGGAACGTAAGGATGAATGCTGTGGATTCGGTGGTATGTTTTCTATCGAAGAGCCCGCTGTTTCTACCCGTATGGGTGAGGACAAGATCAGACGCCACATGGCAACGGGAGCGGAATATGTTACCGGTCCGGATTCTTCCTGTCTGATGCACATGGCGGGCATTGCCAAGAAGGAGAAAATGCCTATTCAATTCATTCATGTTGTACAAATTTTAGCTGCAGGACTATGA